The following proteins are encoded in a genomic region of Pikeienuella piscinae:
- a CDS encoding PQQ-dependent sugar dehydrogenase produces MKHALIALALLATPASAQVFETSAGPVRVEPMVEGLDHPWSFAFLPDFETTGAMLITERPGALRLYQDGALSNPLDGAPGVAARGQGGLLDVALARDFAKSGEIYLSYAASDGLFSARTEVARARLVRDRAPRLEALKVIFRQQPSKSTTRHFGSRIVVAPDGSLFVTFGERGEGAAAQDLGTHQGKVVRITRDGAPWPGNPFFGRDGALPEIWSYGHRNPQGAALDAAGALWVVEHGARGGDEINRPDPGANYGWPEISYGRHYSGEKIGRGTAAAGMEQPAYYWDPSIAPSGLAIYQGDLFPAWRGDFLVGALKFRLLSRLGMEGGRLREEERLFAGAFGRIRDVREAPDGAIWFATDEDPGAIWRMTPAE; encoded by the coding sequence ATGAAACATGCGCTGATCGCTCTCGCCCTCCTCGCCACGCCGGCTTCGGCGCAGGTTTTCGAGACCTCGGCCGGGCCGGTGCGGGTCGAGCCGATGGTCGAGGGGCTGGACCACCCCTGGAGCTTTGCGTTCCTGCCGGATTTCGAGACGACCGGCGCCATGCTGATCACCGAGCGGCCGGGCGCGCTGCGGCTTTATCAGGATGGCGCGCTCTCCAACCCGCTTGACGGCGCGCCGGGAGTGGCGGCGCGCGGGCAGGGCGGGCTGCTCGATGTCGCGCTCGCGCGGGATTTCGCCAAAAGCGGCGAGATCTATCTTTCCTACGCCGCGTCCGACGGGCTGTTCTCCGCCCGGACCGAGGTGGCGCGGGCGCGACTGGTTCGCGATCGCGCGCCGCGGTTGGAGGCGCTGAAGGTGATCTTCCGGCAGCAACCATCGAAATCGACCACGCGCCATTTCGGCTCGCGCATCGTCGTCGCGCCGGACGGTTCGCTCTTCGTCACCTTTGGCGAGCGCGGCGAGGGCGCGGCGGCGCAGGATCTCGGAACCCATCAGGGCAAGGTTGTGCGGATCACGCGCGACGGCGCGCCTTGGCCCGGAAACCCGTTCTTCGGCCGCGACGGCGCATTGCCGGAAATCTGGTCCTACGGCCATCGCAACCCGCAGGGCGCCGCGCTGGACGCCGCCGGCGCGCTCTGGGTGGTGGAGCACGGGGCGCGGGGCGGCGACGAGATCAATCGGCCGGACCCCGGCGCCAATTACGGCTGGCCTGAGATCAGCTACGGCCGTCATTACTCTGGCGAAAAGATCGGGCGAGGAACGGCGGCGGCGGGGATGGAGCAGCCCGCGTATTACTGGGACCCGTCGATCGCCCCTTCCGGCCTGGCGATCTATCAGGGCGACCTTTTTCCGGCGTGGCGCGGCGATTTCCTCGTCGGCGCGCTGAAATTCAGGCTGCTCTCGCGTCTCGGCATGGAGGGCGGACGGCTCAGAGAAGAGGAGCGGCTTTTCGCCGGCGCTTTCGGGCGCATCCGCGACGTTCGCGAAGCGCCCGATGGCGCGATCTGGTTCGCGACCGACGAAGACCCGGGCGCGATCTGGCGCATGACGCCGGCGGAATAA
- the hemB gene encoding porphobilinogen synthase, translating into MPESVVAPFPFSRPRRTRQAPWIRDLARENSVGTGDLIWPIFIREGADVEEPISSMPGVNRLSVDRAAIAAERAADLGIPCVALFPNTPRERLSEDCEEAWNPDNLVNTATRAIKRMVPEIGVMLDVALDPYSIHGHDGILRGDEIVNDETLVALEKQALAQAEAGADILGPSDMMDGRIGVIRQALESNDFPNTIIMSYAAKYASAFYGPFRDAVGASGQLKGDKKTYQMDPANGDEALREVAIDLSEGADMVMVKPGMPYLDVCRRVKERFGAPTYAYQVSGEYAMLAGACDNGWLDRDRAVAESLIAFKRAGCDGVLTYFAMEFAEKMATE; encoded by the coding sequence ATGCCCGAGAGCGTCGTCGCTCCATTTCCGTTCTCCCGCCCGCGCCGCACCCGGCAAGCGCCGTGGATCCGCGACTTGGCGCGAGAGAACAGCGTCGGGACCGGCGATCTGATCTGGCCGATCTTCATTCGCGAGGGGGCGGATGTGGAGGAGCCGATCTCCTCGATGCCTGGCGTCAACCGCTTGAGCGTCGATCGCGCGGCGATTGCGGCGGAGCGGGCGGCGGATCTCGGCATTCCGTGCGTCGCCCTCTTCCCGAACACCCCGAGGGAGCGGCTTTCCGAGGATTGCGAGGAAGCCTGGAACCCGGACAATCTGGTCAACACCGCCACACGGGCGATCAAGCGCATGGTTCCGGAGATCGGCGTCATGCTCGACGTGGCGCTCGATCCCTATTCCATCCATGGTCATGACGGCATCCTCCGGGGCGACGAGATCGTCAACGACGAGACGCTGGTGGCGCTGGAGAAACAGGCGCTGGCGCAAGCCGAGGCCGGGGCGGACATTCTCGGCCCCTCCGACATGATGGACGGACGGATCGGCGTCATCCGCCAGGCGCTGGAGAGCAACGATTTCCCGAACACGATCATCATGTCCTACGCGGCGAAATACGCCTCGGCCTTCTATGGCCCGTTCCGCGACGCGGTCGGCGCCTCCGGCCAGCTGAAGGGCGACAAGAAGACCTATCAGATGGACCCGGCGAATGGCGACGAGGCGCTGCGCGAGGTGGCGATCGACCTCTCCGAAGGCGCGGACATGGTGATGGTGAAGCCGGGCATGCCCTATCTCGACGTTTGCCGGAGGGTGAAGGAGAGGTTCGGCGCGCCGACTTACGCCTATCAGGTCTCGGGCGAATACGCGATGCTGGCCGGGGCCTGCGACAATGGCTGGCTTGACCGCGACCGCGCCGTCGCAGAGAGCCTGATCGCCTTCAAGCGCGCGGGCTGCGACGGGGTGCTGACCTATTTCGCCATGGAGTTCGCCGAGAAGATGGCGACGGAATAG
- a CDS encoding VOC family protein has translation MSIPKNTICLWYDKDAEAAANFYAETFPESSVGAVQRAPGDFSSGKAGDVLTVNFTVIGIPCLGLNGGPAFSHNEAFSFQIATDDQAETDHYWNAIIRNGGRESACGWCKDRWGLNWQITPRALTEAMAAGGEEAKRAFSAMMGMRKIDVAAIEAARRG, from the coding sequence ATGAGCATTCCCAAGAACACGATCTGCCTCTGGTACGACAAGGACGCCGAAGCCGCGGCCAATTTCTACGCCGAAACCTTTCCGGAGAGTTCGGTCGGCGCCGTCCAGCGCGCGCCCGGCGATTTCTCCTCTGGCAAGGCCGGCGACGTGCTGACGGTCAACTTCACCGTTATCGGCATCCCCTGTCTCGGACTCAACGGCGGGCCGGCCTTCTCGCACAACGAGGCCTTTTCGTTCCAGATCGCGACCGACGATCAGGCGGAGACCGACCACTACTGGAACGCAATCATTCGAAACGGCGGTCGGGAAAGCGCCTGCGGCTGGTGCAAGGACAGGTGGGGCCTCAACTGGCAGATCACGCCGCGCGCTCTGACCGAGGCGATGGCCGCCGGCGGCGAGGAGGCGAAGCGCGCGTTCAGCGCGATGATGGGCATGCGCAAGATCGACGTCGCCGCGATCGAGGCGGCGCGCCGCGGCTGA